A single Anatilimnocola floriformis DNA region contains:
- the hrpB gene encoding ATP-dependent helicase HrpB: MTRQLPSLPIDDCLAELIDSLRKNSCAVLQAPPGAGKTTRVPPALLQHGLAGDGKILVLQPRRVAARATAARIAAEQGWRLGEEVGFQVRFESRIGPRTRIELITEGILLQRLQRDPFLDGVSFVVFDEFHERSLTSDLSLAMTRQVQQAVRNDLKLLVMSATLAAEPIATYLDRCPIVRSEGRIFPVDVQYAPTLDRQPLPEAVQGAVTRLKDDRGDILVFLPGLGEIRQVAKRLQFWAEEHGLRLLELYGDLPGAQQDEVLQPSNQRKLILSTNVAETSLTIPGVTTVIDSGLARVARYDEATGLDKLELGQISKASSNQRAGRAGRTGPGTCIRLWPEAAHRLRPEFDEPELKRVDLAGAVLTIFNWIEPDLATFPWFEPPSPLTLQRAIHLLERIEAVTDGSITPLGKKLAALPVHPRLGRLLLAGAELGIAEQAATAAALLSERDVFLRANYRPGERRTPAHRSHNDLADRIAALDAFDERGTADSDVGTINRSAAKQALKAREQLLRHVAGANRPLRMSGDEALGRALLAAFPDRLARLREPGSRRAVLVGGRGVKLADQSAVTGEELFLAIDVEASTGEATVRLAAGVERDWLPRELLSDETVLTYDEMQERVVSQRMIRWDDLILDSRQAAYPAAEKVAAVLALAAEANWENAYPADNENLTDFVTRVRCLQTWMPNLELPVVDDAALKKLLPELCLGCKSLADVRRAPWLQVIKNLFDWQQLQQVDREAPERVGVPTGSQITLQYRVGEPPILAVRIQEVFGLMETPRIAGGRVPVLMHLLAPNMRVAQVTADLKSFWANSYALARKDLRNRYPKHSWPENPYEAEPQKRPTRRPPS; this comes from the coding sequence ATGACTCGCCAACTTCCTTCGCTGCCGATCGACGATTGCCTGGCCGAGCTGATCGACTCGCTGCGGAAGAACTCATGCGCGGTGCTGCAAGCGCCGCCTGGCGCTGGCAAGACCACGCGCGTGCCGCCAGCTCTATTGCAGCATGGCTTGGCCGGTGACGGCAAGATTCTGGTCCTGCAACCGCGCCGCGTGGCGGCCCGCGCAACGGCAGCACGCATCGCCGCCGAACAAGGTTGGCGACTCGGCGAGGAAGTTGGTTTTCAGGTTCGCTTCGAGTCGCGCATTGGCCCGCGAACGCGAATTGAACTGATCACCGAAGGAATCCTGCTGCAGCGTTTGCAGCGAGATCCATTTCTCGACGGCGTGAGCTTTGTCGTCTTCGATGAATTTCACGAGCGCTCGCTGACGAGCGATCTGTCGCTCGCCATGACTCGGCAAGTTCAGCAGGCCGTGCGAAACGATTTGAAACTGCTGGTGATGTCGGCCACGCTCGCCGCGGAACCGATTGCGACCTATCTTGATCGCTGTCCGATCGTGCGGAGCGAAGGGCGGATCTTTCCTGTCGATGTTCAATACGCGCCGACGCTCGATCGCCAGCCGTTGCCCGAGGCGGTACAAGGCGCGGTCACTCGGCTGAAAGACGATCGCGGCGACATTCTGGTCTTTTTGCCGGGGCTCGGCGAAATTCGTCAGGTTGCCAAGCGACTGCAATTCTGGGCCGAGGAACATGGGCTGCGGCTACTCGAACTCTACGGCGATTTGCCCGGCGCGCAGCAGGACGAAGTGCTCCAGCCGTCGAACCAGCGGAAGCTCATCCTCTCGACGAACGTCGCCGAAACATCGCTGACGATTCCCGGTGTAACGACCGTCATCGATAGCGGCCTGGCGCGAGTCGCGCGCTACGACGAAGCCACGGGGCTCGACAAACTAGAACTGGGACAGATCTCCAAGGCCTCGTCGAATCAGCGGGCGGGTCGCGCGGGACGAACGGGCCCCGGCACTTGCATTCGCCTTTGGCCCGAAGCAGCGCATCGCTTGCGACCCGAGTTCGACGAGCCGGAACTGAAACGCGTCGATCTGGCCGGCGCGGTGCTCACCATTTTCAACTGGATCGAACCCGATCTGGCCACGTTCCCGTGGTTCGAGCCGCCGTCGCCTCTCACGCTGCAGCGAGCGATTCATTTGCTGGAGCGAATCGAAGCCGTCACCGATGGCAGCATTACTCCACTCGGCAAAAAGCTCGCGGCGCTGCCGGTCCATCCGCGACTCGGCAGGCTGTTGTTGGCCGGCGCTGAATTAGGAATCGCCGAGCAAGCGGCAACCGCGGCGGCGCTGCTAAGCGAGCGAGATGTGTTTCTGCGGGCCAATTACCGGCCCGGTGAGCGTCGTACGCCGGCGCACCGCAGTCACAACGACCTGGCCGATCGGATTGCCGCGCTCGATGCTTTTGATGAACGAGGCACGGCCGATTCTGACGTCGGCACGATCAACCGCAGTGCTGCGAAGCAGGCTCTCAAAGCTCGCGAACAATTGCTGCGACACGTGGCCGGTGCAAATCGGCCGCTGCGAATGAGCGGCGACGAAGCGCTCGGCCGCGCACTGCTCGCAGCCTTTCCCGATCGCCTCGCGCGCCTGCGCGAGCCCGGCAGCCGTCGCGCGGTGCTGGTCGGTGGCCGCGGCGTGAAGCTGGCCGACCAATCGGCAGTCACGGGTGAAGAGCTATTTCTCGCCATCGACGTCGAAGCCAGCACGGGCGAAGCAACGGTCCGTCTCGCGGCCGGCGTGGAGAGGGATTGGCTACCGCGAGAACTGTTGAGCGACGAAACGGTGCTGACCTACGATGAAATGCAAGAGCGAGTCGTCAGTCAGCGAATGATCCGTTGGGATGATTTGATTCTTGACTCCCGCCAGGCGGCTTATCCGGCGGCTGAAAAAGTTGCCGCCGTTCTGGCCTTGGCTGCCGAAGCGAACTGGGAGAATGCGTATCCAGCCGACAACGAAAACCTGACCGACTTCGTCACGCGTGTCCGCTGTTTGCAAACCTGGATGCCGAATCTTGAGTTGCCGGTCGTCGACGATGCAGCACTCAAAAAGCTGCTCCCCGAGTTGTGCCTTGGCTGCAAATCGCTGGCCGATGTCCGCCGCGCGCCGTGGCTGCAAGTGATCAAGAATTTGTTCGATTGGCAACAGCTGCAGCAAGTCGATCGCGAAGCGCCGGAGCGCGTCGGCGTTCCCACCGGCAGTCAGATCACGCTGCAGTATCGCGTCGGTGAACCGCCGATTCTCGCGGTGCGCATCCAAGAAGTCTTCGGCCTCATGGAAACGCCGCGCATCGCCGGTGGCCGCGTTCCCGTGCTGATGCATCTGCTGGCGCCGAACATGCGAGTCGCACAGGTTACGGCTGATCTCAAGAGCTTCTGGGCCAATTCCTACGCGCTCGCGCGCAAAGATCTTCGCAATCGCTATCCCAAGCACTCCTGGCCCGAGAATCCTTACGAAGCCGAGCCGCAGAAACGGCCGACACGCAGGCCACCGTCTTAG
- a CDS encoding CotH kinase family protein has translation MIRSLVLAISAGLVFASSATAGTPPPYSPPTHRPQQPKGGESVQISFDAPFVVFKSAVLQLQAVPPGEYIRKTDPDFKKKWVELPMKGGLALPSATASSFGFQIPAEQIKHRWLYRYRVVVTKSNDEKLVLPSEEGNYAFFCYDGVPAWSGSREPGKSPERKFTSEFLNTIKPYHLIARGQDIATSQWDGGAYKKRFPATFVYEGQVYDHMEFSNRGQGSAYISGKNKWALKFPKAEPQRAEWKDLPTALPSRNDIDLNPGQSTPYLPVLRGVAGLDEALTFRAFQLAGVPSSSTHWVHFRVIDSATESNPKDQYDGDLWGLYLAVTDLDQHLLKQQNLPDGLIVSIQSGIKHLPDDKSAGQKEWDTFRSGMQPGQKEDWWRTNLDLPKYYSFHALNRLIGNVDIRPDGNHGYYRAPNGQWSPIPWDNDMCFVPRHHQPGHIDAIRCLDVPRIKREYQNRAREILDLFVADASPSGGQIGQLISELARVISPAGFETNWAQLDEAAWNWRPQFNQKGSYFVNPAQGNHFGGGWERKLATNDIKGFEKYLLDFCTDSRPVKNYAPNDGNPQGYGWGYVAYEAMDKDIPPKPVVKRTDSDSQFRTFEVDKRTWPEGKRPALEWRVARVAAPGVEGWTKGDPYLYELTDLWRSRANDRRLEDRMILSQKLFAQRGTYRVRARYHDAEGRAGNWSEPAIEIVK, from the coding sequence ATGATACGTTCCCTCGTGCTCGCCATCTCCGCCGGTTTGGTTTTTGCTTCGTCGGCAACGGCGGGCACACCGCCACCGTATTCTCCGCCGACTCATCGGCCCCAGCAGCCAAAAGGTGGCGAGAGCGTGCAGATCAGCTTTGACGCTCCCTTCGTCGTGTTCAAGAGCGCCGTTCTGCAACTGCAAGCCGTCCCTCCTGGTGAATACATCCGCAAGACCGATCCCGATTTCAAAAAGAAATGGGTCGAGTTGCCGATGAAGGGTGGCCTCGCATTGCCATCTGCGACGGCGTCTTCTTTCGGCTTCCAAATCCCCGCTGAGCAAATCAAACATCGCTGGCTCTATCGCTACCGCGTCGTCGTTACGAAAAGCAACGATGAAAAGCTCGTGCTGCCAAGCGAGGAAGGAAACTACGCCTTCTTCTGTTACGACGGCGTGCCGGCTTGGAGCGGCTCGCGCGAGCCGGGCAAATCGCCCGAACGAAAGTTCACGAGCGAATTCCTGAACACCATCAAGCCCTATCACCTCATCGCCCGCGGCCAAGACATTGCGACCAGTCAGTGGGATGGCGGCGCTTACAAGAAGCGGTTCCCAGCAACGTTTGTCTACGAGGGCCAAGTTTATGACCACATGGAGTTCAGCAACCGCGGCCAGGGGAGTGCCTACATTAGCGGCAAAAACAAATGGGCGCTGAAATTTCCCAAAGCCGAGCCGCAGCGAGCGGAGTGGAAGGATCTACCCACTGCGCTGCCGTCGCGCAACGATATCGATTTAAATCCGGGCCAAAGCACACCCTACTTGCCGGTGCTGCGCGGCGTGGCCGGGCTCGACGAGGCGCTGACCTTTCGCGCCTTTCAGTTGGCCGGCGTGCCGAGCTCTTCGACGCATTGGGTTCACTTTCGCGTGATCGATAGCGCGACCGAGAGCAATCCCAAAGATCAATACGACGGCGACTTGTGGGGGCTGTACCTGGCGGTCACCGATCTCGATCAACATTTGCTCAAGCAGCAGAACCTTCCTGACGGCCTGATCGTGAGCATTCAAAGCGGCATCAAACATCTGCCCGATGACAAGAGCGCCGGCCAGAAGGAATGGGATACGTTCCGCAGCGGCATGCAGCCCGGCCAGAAAGAGGATTGGTGGCGGACGAATCTCGACCTGCCGAAGTACTACAGTTTTCACGCGCTGAATCGTTTGATCGGCAATGTCGACATTCGCCCCGACGGCAACCACGGCTATTACCGTGCGCCCAACGGTCAGTGGAGTCCGATTCCGTGGGACAACGATATGTGCTTCGTGCCGCGGCATCATCAGCCGGGGCACATCGATGCGATTCGTTGCCTCGACGTTCCGCGTATCAAGCGCGAGTATCAAAACCGCGCTCGCGAAATTCTCGATCTCTTCGTCGCCGATGCTTCGCCGAGCGGCGGCCAGATCGGGCAACTCATCAGCGAACTGGCCCGCGTGATTTCACCGGCCGGCTTCGAAACCAACTGGGCTCAACTCGACGAAGCGGCTTGGAACTGGCGGCCGCAGTTCAATCAAAAGGGAAGTTACTTCGTAAATCCTGCTCAGGGAAATCACTTCGGCGGCGGTTGGGAACGCAAACTCGCGACGAACGACATCAAGGGTTTTGAGAAGTACCTGCTCGACTTCTGCACCGACTCGCGACCGGTAAAGAACTACGCGCCCAACGATGGCAATCCGCAGGGCTACGGCTGGGGCTACGTGGCCTACGAAGCGATGGACAAAGACATTCCACCAAAGCCAGTTGTCAAACGCACCGACAGCGACTCGCAGTTTCGGACGTTCGAGGTTGACAAGCGAACCTGGCCCGAGGGAAAGAGGCCGGCGCTCGAATGGCGCGTGGCCCGCGTGGCTGCGCCCGGCGTGGAAGGCTGGACGAAGGGTGATCCGTATCTGTACGAGCTAACTGATCTATGGCGATCGCGCGCCAACGATCGGCGGCTTGAAGATCGCATGATCCTCTCGCAGAAACTCTTCGCCCAGCGCGGGACCTATCGCGTGCGAGCTCGCTATCATGATGCCGAAGGTCGCGCGGGAAATTGGAGCGAGCCGGCGATTGAGATCGTGAAGTAA
- a CDS encoding GNAT family N-acetyltransferase codes for MTAAAIHIRPYQPTDYVAIKELTVTAFAGVTLEQNVEQALGGPLHGHDWQWRKARHVDEDVATNAAGIFVADDDGKVVGYISTAIDRAAGKGRIPNLAVAAELRGRGLGRLLIEHALAYFRAEGLSYAVIETMAQNAIGQQLYTSCGFVEVARQVHFAQRL; via the coding sequence ATGACAGCTGCCGCGATCCACATCCGTCCCTACCAGCCTACCGACTACGTGGCCATCAAGGAGCTGACCGTTACGGCCTTTGCTGGCGTGACGCTGGAGCAAAATGTCGAGCAAGCGCTCGGCGGTCCGCTGCACGGCCACGACTGGCAATGGCGGAAGGCCCGGCATGTGGATGAGGACGTCGCGACCAATGCGGCGGGGATTTTTGTGGCCGACGACGACGGCAAAGTAGTGGGTTACATCTCGACTGCCATCGATCGTGCTGCCGGCAAGGGCCGAATTCCCAATCTCGCCGTTGCTGCCGAGCTGCGTGGCCGGGGGCTCGGCCGACTGTTGATCGAACACGCGCTGGCCTACTTCCGCGCCGAGGGTTTGTCGTACGCCGTGATTGAAACGATGGCCCAGAATGCGATTGGCCAGCAGCTCTACACGTCTTGCGGCTTCGTTGAAGTCGCGCGGCAGGTCCATTTTGCCCAGCGGCTGTAA
- a CDS encoding DUF1559 domain-containing protein produces MSRVRKAFTLVELLVVIAIIGVLVALLLPAVQFARESARRTKCENNLRQVVLALHNFEGTYGYFPSAYVGPNTDPGWGWGTAILPYCEQKNIYDAAQIETTVFGGGAIPALPTVQTETKLSLYRCPSDPSPDKNPIRLYHGTSNYRAVAGPIEMYTFYVDYDYGGVLYQNSRTRMSTITDGTANTLLIGECMFDEKIGKRAAIWAGMSGMRPLPGDPGPSLWVSDVMWSVDNLSANVNGPAPQAFSSRHPGGAFFAYSDGSVRFFFEHGDKNIVMWAAGRDDGNQQ; encoded by the coding sequence ATGTCGCGCGTTCGTAAGGCCTTCACCTTGGTGGAGCTGCTGGTGGTGATTGCCATTATTGGCGTGCTTGTCGCATTGCTGTTGCCAGCGGTGCAGTTTGCCCGCGAATCGGCACGGCGGACCAAGTGCGAGAACAATCTGCGCCAGGTCGTGCTGGCATTGCACAACTTCGAAGGAACCTACGGCTATTTTCCGTCGGCGTATGTGGGGCCGAATACAGATCCTGGTTGGGGCTGGGGCACGGCGATTTTGCCGTATTGTGAGCAGAAGAATATTTATGATGCGGCGCAGATCGAAACCACCGTTTTTGGCGGCGGCGCGATTCCAGCATTGCCGACCGTGCAAACCGAAACCAAGCTCTCCCTTTATCGCTGCCCGTCTGATCCGTCGCCCGACAAGAATCCGATCCGCTTGTATCACGGCACCTCGAATTACCGCGCGGTGGCGGGGCCCATCGAAATGTATACCTTTTATGTCGACTACGATTACGGCGGCGTGCTCTATCAGAACAGTCGGACGCGCATGTCGACCATCACCGACGGCACTGCGAACACGCTGCTCATCGGCGAATGCATGTTCGATGAAAAAATTGGCAAGCGGGCCGCCATCTGGGCCGGCATGTCCGGCATGCGGCCACTCCCTGGCGATCCAGGGCCATCTCTCTGGGTCAGTGATGTGATGTGGTCGGTCGATAATCTCAGCGCCAATGTCAACGGCCCGGCGCCGCAAGCTTTCAGCAGTCGCCATCCCGGTGGAGCGTTCTTTGCCTATAGCGACGGCAGCGTCCGGTTCTTCTTCGAACATGGCGACAAAAACATTGTGATGTGGGCGGCTGGCCGCGACGACGGAAATCAGCAATAG
- a CDS encoding NAD(P)-dependent oxidoreductase: MSQFRVALTADFYEAGQLRYRDIGLDLLRDSPAHELISLAAHRSPIEADQLAGVNGVIVLSPRITAHSLSAAHDLLAIGRFGVGFDSVDVAACTAADVLLYITVGAVDHSVAEATVGWLLAMTHHVRTKDQLVRSGEWDARSRYMGSELRDRTLGIVGFGGIGRAVLQMLGGFRMQPPLVFDPFVSAEAIAAVGGRQVSLEELLAKSDFVSLHCPLNDQTRNLIGARELALLKPTAYLINTARGGIVNEDALFAALQENHLAGAALDCFEQEPLMGPTRWAEFDNVLLAPHSIAWTNELFRDIGRAACQGMLDLAGGIRPRGIVNPEVLERPGFLAKWQRLRQ; this comes from the coding sequence ATGAGTCAGTTTCGGGTCGCGCTGACGGCAGATTTTTACGAGGCGGGACAGCTCCGCTATCGCGACATCGGCCTCGATCTGTTGCGGGACTCGCCGGCGCATGAGTTGATTTCGCTAGCCGCGCATCGCAGCCCAATCGAAGCGGATCAATTGGCCGGCGTGAATGGCGTCATCGTTCTCTCTCCACGCATCACCGCACACAGCCTTTCGGCCGCTCACGATCTGCTCGCTATCGGTCGGTTCGGTGTGGGGTTCGATAGCGTCGATGTCGCGGCGTGCACCGCAGCCGATGTGCTGCTCTATATCACCGTGGGCGCGGTCGATCATTCGGTGGCCGAAGCAACGGTTGGTTGGCTGCTGGCGATGACGCATCATGTGCGTACCAAGGACCAGCTAGTGCGCAGCGGCGAATGGGATGCGCGTAGCCGATACATGGGGAGCGAGCTGCGCGACCGCACGCTGGGGATCGTTGGTTTTGGCGGAATCGGCCGGGCCGTGCTGCAGATGCTGGGTGGGTTTCGCATGCAACCGCCGCTCGTCTTTGATCCGTTCGTTTCGGCCGAGGCGATTGCAGCCGTGGGCGGCAGGCAGGTTTCGCTGGAGGAACTGCTAGCAAAATCCGATTTCGTCTCGCTCCATTGTCCGCTGAACGATCAGACGCGAAACCTCATCGGCGCACGGGAACTGGCACTGCTCAAGCCGACGGCGTATCTGATCAACACGGCTCGCGGCGGCATCGTCAACGAAGATGCTCTGTTCGCCGCACTCCAGGAGAACCATTTGGCCGGCGCGGCGCTCGATTGCTTTGAGCAAGAGCCGCTGATGGGTCCAACTCGTTGGGCAGAGTTCGACAACGTGCTGCTGGCGCCGCATTCGATTGCCTGGACCAACGAGCTATTTCGCGACATCGGCCGGGCGGCCTGCCAGGGGATGCTCGATCTGGCCGGTGGCATACGGCCGCGCGGTATCGTCAATCCAGAAGTTCTCGAGCGGCCTGGGTTTCTCGCCAAGTGGCAGCGCCTACGGCAGTAA
- a CDS encoding HupE/UreJ family protein, with protein MKFRIALSVLALCAVSAVPAWAHPHHVHAPGAEHGLTAGFFHPLFGLDHLLAMFAVGLLAAQLGGRAIWALPMAFLSLMLAGGAAGMAGIGLPAMEIGIALSVVVLGAALLIGSKYPLAAATLVVGCFGIMHGHAHGTELPAMSSAALYSVGFLLATAALHLAGIAAGLLLVRGERSVTLLRASGAAISVVGIVLLMRAI; from the coding sequence ATGAAGTTTCGCATTGCTTTGTCGGTTCTGGCCCTGTGCGCGGTTTCGGCGGTTCCGGCTTGGGCTCATCCGCATCACGTTCACGCGCCAGGCGCCGAACATGGCCTGACTGCGGGTTTCTTTCATCCCCTCTTCGGTCTCGATCACTTGCTGGCGATGTTTGCCGTTGGCTTGCTGGCCGCACAACTCGGTGGGCGAGCGATTTGGGCGTTGCCAATGGCATTTCTCAGCTTGATGCTCGCCGGTGGTGCGGCAGGCATGGCGGGAATTGGTTTGCCGGCGATGGAAATCGGCATCGCCTTGTCGGTTGTCGTTCTCGGCGCTGCCCTGCTGATTGGTAGCAAATACCCGCTCGCCGCGGCCACGCTCGTTGTTGGCTGTTTTGGCATTATGCACGGACACGCCCACGGTACCGAATTGCCGGCGATGTCCTCGGCAGCGCTTTACAGCGTGGGCTTTTTGCTGGCGACGGCAGCGTTGCATCTCGCGGGAATCGCCGCGGGCCTGCTGCTCGTGCGCGGCGAACGCTCGGTCACGTTGCTGCGTGCCTCGGGTGCAGCGATTTCCGTCGTTGGTATCGTGCTGCTGATGCGTGCGATTTAG
- a CDS encoding PSD1 and planctomycete cytochrome C domain-containing protein, whose protein sequence is MRFPALLLLIFALPCLVAAQTPDDGTKFFVEKIEPVLIKHCYSCHSHDALKSKKLQAGLFLDSEAGLLTGGESGPAIVKGKSAESLLIKALKFDGVEMPPTGKLPAEVIADFVKWVDMGAPDLRIGGNVVKTRREISLDEGKKWWSFQPLQTVTPPIAPFGAGATTAIDQFIIVEQAKQGLALSSPARKSTLIRRAYFDLIGLPPTPEQIAAFQNDNSPQAFEKVIDELLARPQYGEKWARHWLDVARYAESGGYEFDGFRNGAFHYRDWVIRALNDDVPFNEFVRLQLAGDKLRPDDYAAASATGFLVAGPYPGQITAKTVERIRYDQLDDMLMTVGGSMLGLTLGCVRCHDHKYDPLPQQDYYALAASLAKTVQGTRQLDPDPAATEKAVAAHRAAEEPFATALKKFAAEELPQKFDAWQKAELAKQPETPRWQILEPIAWDAERSYLKSVVGGLLAHDGLMVPGTTVPARGRRQGKVASEEQYELTYHTHQKTIPALRLDAFTDKSLPQKGPGLNPDGSFQLAELKITARPLDANSKESPKELKLKAVFAAGEDKDQPIANAVDGKPNTAWIVKTTAKKDNAAVFELDPPLAGFAGGTVLAVELKFKDLGIGRLRLSLSTEANPATWAGDFVSQHVGEIRAILAEGKNKLPDSLREAMVRWFAPFEPESAKVLAALTKHIAAEPRPKMAEVYTTVGGGQDVFLLRRGEVDNKNGKAEPGQLQVLTRGKSDSPPASDPRIALGDWLTDVEHGAGPLLARVQVNRLWQHHFGQGLVGTPNDFGAQGERPSHPELLEWLASELVKQNWQLKPLHKLIMLSAVYQQGNDFTPEQQKIDPANRYLWHAQPRRLDAELIRDSLLAVGGNLDSTLYGPSIMDNTQRRSIYLRVKRSELIPLMTMFDAPEPTQSVGERISTTVPTQSLVMMNSPFVRQQAEKLAQRIKPQIDMSLAAGIDQAYLVLFARKPTEQERSRLVAFIEQQQAALGTDAAAKDKAMVEVCQLLLCLNEFVYVD, encoded by the coding sequence ATGCGTTTTCCCGCCTTGCTGCTTTTGATCTTTGCGCTCCCGTGTCTGGTAGCAGCGCAAACGCCCGACGACGGGACGAAGTTCTTTGTCGAGAAGATCGAGCCGGTTCTCATCAAGCATTGCTACAGTTGCCATTCGCACGATGCGCTGAAGTCCAAAAAGCTGCAGGCCGGGCTGTTCCTCGATTCGGAAGCAGGCCTGCTGACGGGCGGCGAGAGTGGCCCCGCGATCGTCAAAGGCAAATCGGCCGAGAGCCTGCTGATCAAAGCCCTGAAGTTCGACGGTGTCGAAATGCCGCCGACGGGCAAGTTGCCCGCCGAAGTGATCGCCGATTTTGTGAAGTGGGTCGACATGGGCGCGCCCGATTTGCGCATCGGCGGCAACGTCGTGAAGACGCGGCGCGAGATCAGTCTCGACGAGGGAAAGAAATGGTGGTCGTTTCAGCCGCTGCAAACCGTCACTCCGCCGATCGCTCCCTTTGGCGCTGGTGCGACGACGGCCATCGATCAGTTCATTATTGTTGAACAAGCGAAGCAAGGACTCGCGCTGAGTTCGCCGGCTCGCAAGTCGACCCTGATTCGCCGCGCGTACTTCGATCTGATCGGTCTGCCGCCGACGCCCGAACAGATCGCTGCGTTCCAAAACGACAACTCGCCGCAAGCCTTTGAAAAAGTCATCGACGAGCTCCTCGCCCGGCCACAATACGGCGAGAAGTGGGCCCGCCATTGGCTCGACGTCGCCCGCTATGCGGAGAGCGGCGGCTATGAATTCGATGGCTTTCGCAACGGCGCGTTTCACTATCGCGACTGGGTGATTCGGGCCCTCAACGACGACGTGCCGTTCAACGAGTTCGTCCGTCTGCAACTCGCGGGCGACAAACTGCGGCCCGATGACTACGCAGCCGCGTCGGCCACCGGCTTTCTCGTGGCGGGACCTTATCCGGGACAGATCACGGCGAAAACGGTCGAGCGGATTCGTTACGACCAACTCGACGACATGCTGATGACCGTCGGTGGCTCGATGCTCGGCCTCACGCTCGGCTGCGTGCGTTGCCATGATCACAAATACGATCCGCTGCCGCAGCAGGACTACTACGCGCTCGCGGCTTCGCTGGCCAAGACGGTGCAAGGGACACGGCAACTCGATCCCGATCCTGCCGCCACGGAGAAAGCAGTCGCCGCTCATCGCGCAGCGGAAGAGCCGTTCGCTACAGCGTTGAAGAAATTCGCCGCAGAAGAACTGCCACAGAAGTTCGATGCCTGGCAGAAGGCAGAACTCGCGAAGCAGCCCGAGACGCCGCGCTGGCAAATCCTCGAGCCGATCGCGTGGGATGCGGAGCGGTCGTATTTAAAGAGCGTCGTTGGCGGCCTGCTCGCGCACGATGGCTTGATGGTGCCCGGCACCACCGTGCCGGCGCGCGGACGACGACAGGGAAAGGTGGCGAGCGAAGAGCAGTATGAGCTGACGTATCACACGCATCAGAAAACGATTCCAGCTCTGCGGCTCGATGCCTTCACCGACAAATCGTTACCGCAGAAGGGGCCCGGCCTGAATCCCGATGGCAGCTTTCAACTGGCTGAGTTGAAGATCACCGCGCGGCCGCTCGATGCGAATTCCAAAGAGTCACCCAAGGAACTGAAGCTGAAAGCCGTCTTCGCCGCCGGTGAGGACAAAGATCAGCCGATCGCGAATGCGGTTGATGGCAAGCCGAACACCGCGTGGATCGTGAAGACCACCGCGAAAAAAGACAACGCAGCCGTCTTCGAACTCGATCCACCGCTCGCTGGTTTTGCCGGCGGGACGGTGCTCGCTGTCGAACTGAAGTTCAAAGATCTAGGCATTGGCCGGCTGCGGTTGTCGCTTAGTACCGAAGCAAACCCCGCGACGTGGGCTGGCGATTTTGTGTCGCAGCACGTGGGTGAAATCCGAGCAATTCTCGCGGAAGGAAAGAACAAACTCCCCGACTCGCTCCGCGAAGCAATGGTCCGCTGGTTCGCGCCGTTCGAACCAGAATCGGCCAAGGTCCTCGCTGCATTAACGAAGCACATCGCTGCCGAACCACGGCCCAAGATGGCCGAGGTCTACACCACGGTTGGCGGCGGCCAGGATGTGTTTTTACTCCGTCGCGGCGAAGTCGACAACAAAAACGGGAAAGCCGAACCGGGGCAACTGCAGGTGCTCACGCGTGGCAAATCCGATTCGCCGCCGGCCAGCGATCCGCGCATCGCCCTCGGCGATTGGTTGACCGATGTCGAGCATGGCGCCGGGCCGCTCCTCGCTCGCGTGCAGGTCAATCGCCTCTGGCAACATCACTTCGGCCAGGGCTTGGTCGGCACGCCGAACGATTTCGGCGCTCAGGGTGAGCGGCCTTCGCATCCCGAGTTGCTCGAATGGCTCGCCAGCGAACTCGTGAAACAGAACTGGCAACTCAAGCCGCTCCACAAACTGATCATGCTCAGCGCCGTCTATCAACAAGGAAACGACTTCACGCCGGAGCAACAAAAGATCGATCCCGCCAATCGCTATCTCTGGCACGCTCAGCCGCGCCGACTCGATGCAGAGCTGATCCGCGATTCGCTCCTCGCTGTCGGCGGCAATCTCGACAGCACACTGTATGGCCCGAGCATCATGGATAACACGCAGCGGCGAAGCATCTACCTGCGCGTGAAACGGAGCGAGCTGATTCCGTTGATGACGATGTTCGATGCGCCCGAACCGACTCAAAGCGTCGGCGAACGCATCAGCACCACCGTGCCGACCCAATCGCTGGTCATGATGAATAGCCCATTCGTCCGCCAACAAGCCGAGAAACTCGCCCAGCGAATCAAACCGCAAATCGACATGTCACTCGCGGCAGGAATCGATCAGGCCTATCTCGTTTTGTTCGCTCGTAAACCAACAGAGCAGGAACGATCACGGCTGGTGGCTTTCATCGAACAACAGCAAGCGGCGCTCGGGACGGATGCGGCAGCGAAAGATAAAGCGATGGTAGAAGTTTGTCAGTTATTGCTGTGCCTAAATGAGTTTGTGTACGTGGACTAG